The Apium graveolens cultivar Ventura chromosome 10, ASM990537v1, whole genome shotgun sequence nucleotide sequence AAGATAAACTTGGCCGGAGAGCAGTTAGAGCCCTGCAATGATGCCCCCCTTTACGCCATTGGAGGACATCCCATTTAGTTTGAAGGAACAATCACGCTCCCTGTCCTTCTGGGAAAATTTTCATATACTGTTGAAAAGCCAGTAAAGTTCTACGTAGTTCAGATCGAGAGCCCGTACAATGCAATATTTGGGAGACCCTTCTTGTCGACTTTTGAAGCGGTGGAGTCTATACCCCATCTTAAACTCAAGTTTCCAACCGAGAAAGGGGTAGGAGAAATGAGGGGCGATCATAAAACCGCCCGAATCATAATGCTGGAAGATCTCCAGAAGGATCAGGAATATGAAGGGCCGGACGAAATCGGAAAAAGAAAGCGGGCCGAATCCGAGCCCAGCGGAAGCCGTGAAACATTAAATATTGAGTTGGAAAAATTTGAGGCGGATCTCTCGAGCCCGATAGCCGAACCCGGGGTGAAAACCGAAGAAGTAGAATTGTACGCAGGCCATTCGGGAAAAATAGTTCGGATTGGGAAAAATATGGGGTTAGACCTGAAGGAAAAGGTAGTAGCTGTCATTCGGCAATACCATGATGTGTTCTCCTGGGGGCTGAAAGACATGCCTGGCTTGGATCCCAAGACGACTAAGCACTTCCTAAATGTGCAGTCCGAGGCCAAACCGGTAAAGCAGAAGAAGAGGACATTTACAGTTGAGCGACAGAAGGTTATAGAAGCCGAAGTAAAAAAATTGTTGGAAGCCAAATTCATCGAGGAAATTAAATACCCTGACTGGCTAGCCAATGTAGTGGTTGTAAAGAAGTCAAATGGGAAGTGGAGTATGTGCGTGGACTATACAGACCTCAATAAAGCATGTCCAAAGGACCACTACCCATTGCCCAGCATCGACCAGCTCATAGACGCTACAGCAGGATATGAGGTACTTAGTTTTTTTGATGCTTTTTATGGCTATCATCAAATTGATATGAATGACAAGGATGTGCCCAAGACAGTGTTCATAACTCCGAAGGGGACTTATGCTTATATCAAATGCCCTTCGGACTAAAGAACGCTGGAGCCACATTCCAACGAATGGTAAACAAGGTCTTTAAAGAGCAGGTCGGTCGGAACATGGAAGCATATGTAGATGACATGATTGTAAAATCATTGTTCCAAGATCATGTCGAAGACTTGAAAGAGTGCTTTGAGACACTACGAAGCAATAACATGAGGATCAGTCCGAACAAATACACCTTCAGAGTCTCCAGTGGCAAGTTCCTGGGCTACATGGTCAGTGCCCGGGGAATAGAGACGAACCCCGAAAAGATCGAAGCAGTCATTAATATGGAATCCCCTAAATGTATCAAAGATATCCAGAAGCTGACCGGTCGGCTCGCCGCCCTTCGGTGTTTCATCTCTCGATCAGCCGAAAAGGCACTCCCCTTCTTCGCCGTCCTCAAAGGGTCAAAGAATTTTGAGTGGGGGCCCGAGTGCCAAAGGGCATTCGAAGAAGTGAAAGAATACCTTACTAAGGCACCACTCTTAATGAGGCTCGACTCGAAGGAAACTCTCCAACTTTATCTGGCCGTGTCCGACAGAACCCTAGGGGTTGTTCTTGTGAAAAACTATGAAGGCAATCAATACCCTATGTTCTACGTGTCTCATGTCCTCAAGGATGCAGAGACGAGGTACCCTAATGCTGAAAAATTTGCATATGGGTTGGTTATGGCCTCCCGAAAATTGTGACAGTACTTCCAAGGCCGAACGATCCAAGTTGTCACCAGTCAACCTTTGAAGAAGATTTTAACAAGGCCCGAAGCCTCGGGAAGAGTAGTGGCCTGGTCCATCGAACTCGGGGAATTTGATCTCGAGTATGTCCCCAGGACGGCGATCAAGGCCCAAGCTctagctgacttcgtggtcgAGTGCACATTCACGAGGCCGCAGGATCTCACGCCCGGCGAACAACTCATTCGGACCCCAGGAAAATGGAAACTCTTTGTAGATGGATCAGTCGCTGGGAAAAGGCGTGGGGCCGGCTTAATTCTCTCTAGCCCCGAAGGGTTCGAGATATGTCAGGCTATAAGATTCGATTTCCCTCTGACAAATAATGAAGCAGAGTACGAAGTACTCCTCGCAGGGATGGAGCTGGCTCGAAGCCTTGAGGCGAAGCACCTAAGGGCCTTCAGTGACTCTATGCTGGTGGTGAAGCACTTCTATGGAGAATATGAGCAGAGAGACCCCTAGATGAAGGCTTACGCCACCAAGGTAAAAGATGCTTCTCTGTCATTTGAAACTTTTGAGCTGAGTCAAATTGACAGGGAAAATTATGGACGGGCGGACGCCCTTTTCAGGCTAGCTTCGGCTGAAACACAAAACCTAACTGGTTCGATCTACCTCACCGAAGCCAAGATGCCTTCGATCGAGAAGAAAGAATGTCTGGAGATTCACCAAGGGAACGATTGGATGACTCCCCTAAGAAACTTTCTGGAGAAAGGTCTCCTTCCTCCGGACCGAAGAGAGGCGCTAAAGATCAAGTACAGGGCGTCGAGCTATACCTTCATCAAAGAGAGGATGTATCGCCGCTCAATCAGTTAGCCCCTCCTGAGGTTCCTAAACACCGAAGAACAGCGACAAGCTCTTGAGGCAGTGCATGAAGGAATCTGCGGCGAGCATCTGGCTGGTCGGTTCCTCGCCTTTAAAATCCTTCGCCAGGGCTTCTTTTGGCCAACCCTGAAGGCCGATGCCAGTGAATACGCCAAGAAGTGTGTACAGTGCCAATTATTCGCCACTTTCCTGAAACAACCCCCAGAAGAAATGACTTCCATACTAAGTCCCATTCCGTTCACCGTGTGGGTCGTGGATATAGTTGGCATTCTCCCAACAAGCACGAGGCAAGCAAAGTACTGCATAATTGCCATTGATTACATgaccaagtggatcgaagcccGACCTTTATCGGCCATAACCGAAGAAGCAGCAAAGAAGTTCTTCCTCGAACAGATTATTCTCCGATTCAAAATTCCGAAGATTTGTATCTATGATAATGGAACTTAGTTTATTGGAAACAAATTTCGGAAGTTCCTACACCACTTCGGAGTCGAGCAAAGATTTAGCTCAGCCGCCCACTCACAAGGGCAATAGAAGCGACAAACAAAGTAATCTTTCAAGGGATAAAAAAGAGGCTCGGCGAGGCTAAAGAAAGATGGGCAGAAGAACTCCTTTGGATCTTGTGAGCCTACCGAACGACCCCTAAGACTTCAACAGGGGAAACTCCTTTCAGAATGGCATATGGAACTGAAGCCCTGATCTCCGTCAAAGTAGGATTGGAATCATACCGAACTGAGGTCTACAACATGGAAACCAACTGCTTTGGGCTAAGGGCGAACGTGGACTTATTGGAGGAAGAAAGAGAAGCCGCCCACCAAAGGAACATGAAATACTTGCTATAAGCGGCACAACATTATGACTCTAACATTAAGAAGAGGTCGTTCGGAGTCGGAGACCTAGTCTTGAGGGAGCTGGCTGCATCTATGCCAACCAAATAAGGAAAGCTTCAGCCTAACTGAGAAGAGCCTTATAAGGTGATCGAGGTCATTCATCCCGGAACATACAAGCTTGAAAAACTATCGGGCGCAAAAATCAAAAACACCTGGCATGCCAGTCGCCTTCGAAAGTTTTATcagtaatttttttttttaaaagttgTTTGTACTTGAATTTTATATGAGGAGTGTAAGCAGTTCAAACATAAATAAAGATTCACTTTCTTATGTCACATATCTTTATTAAGTACCAAAGACGCGGCCGTAGGAGTATTATCTAAGGGCAATCCCGAAGGCGATAAACTCTCCGGCCACCGCCTTTGTCCAATTTATTAATAAAGCATCCCACTCAATCAAACGTCCTTCACCCCACCACCATTATTTAACTTGCAAAAAGCACATGGTGAGGATAAATGAAGGACCTTAGGGGGCCGTCCTAAGATAAGACCCTCTCATTCATCCTTCCCTTACTGTTTAATGATATTAAAGATGTCCAAAGGAAACCAAGTCTAGGGGCAATCCCAAAAAAAGACATGATCCTTCGGTCTCAATCACGCATATACTCAAAACATATACAGAACGATGACAGTCCGGTCTAGGGGCGATCCCGAAAAAGACTAGCCGCTCCACCTTATTGGCGAAATGAACGAGGTCATGCTGGTCAAAGGGTAATCACAAAACGATCAGCAACCCTGTTCCTTCGCCCAACAACAGCCTTTTAAAGCATTAACAGCCCGAAGTCACCTTCGACCTTTAACACTCGGGGCCATAAGGGGTAGTAAGGCAATAAAATTGTTAAGGCAAATGAAGCCGAAGATACAATTCATTTTAATTGCTTAAAATTGTTAAGGCAAATGAAGGCGAAGATACAATTCATTTTAATTGCTTAAAATTGTTAAGGAAAATGAAGCCGAAGATAAAATTTGTAAAATTGTTAAGGCAGATGGAGTCGAAGATACAATTCGTTTTATTAAAATCATTATGGTAAATGAGTAGGCCGAATACGCGGTTAAAATAAAAGAAACAATGTTGACAAAAGATGAAAGATGC carries:
- the LOC141691005 gene encoding uncharacterized protein LOC141691005, giving the protein MKAYATKVKDASLSFETFELSQIDRENYGRADALFRLASAETQNLTGSIYLTEAKMPSIEKKECLEIHQGNDWMTPLRNFLEKGLLPPDRREALKIKYRASSYTFIKERMYRRSIS